From the genome of Lutra lutra chromosome 8, mLutLut1.2, whole genome shotgun sequence:
atgaagagctcAAGATGACATCTGTCCCATTTGTCTAAATCCTGGCATCTGGATGAAAAGCAACAGCCAGTTCTGACAACAGGTGGTACCTTCAAAGTTAACAGCCaaattaatgaacatttttccatttctaaaccatctttaaagaaaatcatatatgGGGTCACACCACCCTCACAGAGTCCAACAGAGCAACCATGCCATCTAGATTCATGTTTTCACCAATAAAGAACTGGTAGTTTTTGAAATTAATGAGGATGTGCTTGATTTGTTCTGTAATCCCGGCCGCAAGAGATTTTACTCTATCTGGCCTCTTTTCTTCAAGTTTGACTTTGACTGATTCCATAGAATCTTTGTTGTACTTCTTGTAGGCTACTTTTGTGAAGCTGGTTTCCTGCAAGAGCTGGTTCACAATGATATCAACACCAGTGACTATTGTGGTTTTGGTACTTTGGTTTTGTCTCCTTGGACCTTCCGT
Proteins encoded in this window:
- the LOC125107214 gene encoding translationally-controlled tumor protein-like yields the protein MVSRTEGNIDDSFIDENVSTEGPRRQNQSTKTTIVTGVDIIVNQLLQETSFTKVAYKKYNKDSMESVKVKLEEKRPDRVKSLAAGITEQIKHILINFKNYQFFIGENMNLDGMVALLDSVRVV